In Chryseobacterium sp. C-71, the genomic window AGAATTTTTCTTCTGAATGCATGGAGAGATGCAAAAGAATTGTTCACAGAAGAAGAACAAGTAATTTTAATGGTTGCAGAAGAGATAACATTGATTAGCCAAAAAGGACTTTCTGAAGAAACTTACGAGAAGGCGAAAGCACTTTTTAATGAAACGCAGATTGCCGATATTATTATGGCTGCCGTTTCTATTAATATGTGGAACAGAATAGCAATCAGTACGCATTTGCCGATAGCAAAGTAATTCAATATTGGCTTTAACAAAATAGCTTCTCAGGATTTGAGAAGCTGTTTTTGTTTAAATAATTATTGTTGACAATTCAGTTGAAGCACGTTAGCATTCAAAGGTTGTTCTATTTTCCTTTCTAATTTTTTATCATTAATGGTTACGTAGATTTCCATAGAGCCAGTCCCTACATGAAGGGAAAGAAGATGACCATCGTACGCATTAAATTTCTCATCAGTTGCAATTCCGTGAACGTGGATTGACGGACCTTTTTCATTCCACGCAATAGATCCGGTAAGGCTTCCCATCTCTACTTTTTTAAACGTCTTGGGATTAAATTTTTTAGCTTGAAAATCGTAAAATCCAAAAGTTACTTCTCTCGCAAAACCAATTCCCGTAAAGCTCGCTGACGGAATATTCTCGGTCTTTGCAAGATTCTCAATCTGAGCTAGGACATCATCGTTTTCACGAAGCACCATCAGAAAACCTGTGGGAGTTTTTGTGTATCTGCAAATTTCTTTTTCCTGTGCTGAAAAATTACACATCAGAAATAATGTGAATAGTAAAGTGGTAAGTAATTTCATGTTTTGGTATTTAATTGATGTCATGAAATATTTACACCAATCTAAATTTAGAATTAGATTTTATATTAAATCAGATAAATAAATCTGCGGTTTTTCCTGCAATTTTTCATCAACCAAATCTCCAAAAGCTTTTATATACGGTTGATTGTTATGTTGTTTCAAACCTTCTTCGCTTTTCCAGATTTCATAGAAAATGAAATGATTTTTATCTTCAATTCCCTGATGAAGTGCGTACAATTCGTTGGCTTCTTCTTTTAGGGTTTCTGTTACCATCTTCTGAAGAACTTTCAAAACTTCGCTTCTGTGTTCTTCTTTTGCTTTGATTATTGCTGTGAGATAGATTTTCATTAGACTAATTGTGGTTTTAATTCTTTCTCGAAAACGGTTTTAACGTGTTCTCTGTATAATTTCATGTCACGATCAATATTTGCATTTTTTTCTACATCATGGAAATGAAAACTATCCATTTTTTCTAAAGAAACGAAAGCATTCATTCTGTGGAAACCAAATAGAGGCCCGTTATCAACACTGGTTTCGCTGAAAAATTCTCCCGGAAGTGTGAATGCAGTTTCAGGTGCATTCCAGCTTGTGGTAAGCATATATTTTCTTCCACCCAACATTCCGCCGGTTCCGTAGTTGATTTTTGGGTTATCAGAAGATCTTCCGTCGCTCATGTAAATTCCTTTTGCATGGCCGGCAGTGAAAACTTCATCAATGTATTTTTTAAACCCATTCGGCAATTGAAACCACCAGATTGGGGTGTGATAGATAATAAAATCTGCCCAAACAAATTTTTCTACTTCCTCATTTTCATCATACCCTTCGTTGATATTCGAAATTTTTATTTCTACATTTTCAAATTCTTTTAAGGCTTCTAACGTGTTATCTGCAATCGTCTGATTATATTTTCCTCCGGAATGTCCGAAATTTTGTCCCCCGTTAATAACTAATACTTTTTTCATTTTTAGTAAATGTTTAAATTTTATGACGCAAAGTTATGTTGGAATAATGTATTATAAAAATAATATAAATTATACATTAGTATCATAATAATGATATTTTTCTAATGATGATTTTTGTATAAATAAAAGCTGCTTCACAATATGCGAAACAGCTTTATATTATTTTGTCTAAATTTCAAAATCTATTTTACCTCTTTTGACGCTCTGATGATGACATCGGCAACTTCCTGAGGATGAGAAATAAATACAGCGTGGCTTCCTTTTATTTCTGTGATTTTTGAACCTCCTTTTTTATACATTTTACGTTGAATACTCGGAAGAATTGCCTCATCTTGCGTAGCGACGATTCCGTATGATGGTTTTGTTTTCCATGGTGCTTTGGTAACTTTTGCTGCTAATGCTGCTGCTGCAAAACGACCTTGTGAAGCGTACATAAAGTCAGCCTGCGCTTTCGGAATATCTGCAGCAAATCCTTCATGAAATTTTTTCTTGTCATAATATAATATTCCTTTATCGTCAGCGGGTAGAATCCCATTTTTAGGAGATCCAGGTTCTGTCATCGCCCAATCGAGTGCGGATTCGCCTGCATCTAACTGAAATGCTGCGAGATATACCAACGCTGCAACTTTAGGATGGTCGCCTGCTTCTGTAATAACGCTTCCGCCATAAGAATGTCCTACCAGAATTGCTGGGCCATCTTGTCTGTCTAGAGCTGCTTTGGTAGCATCCACGTCATCTTGCAATGAGCTTAATGGGTTTTGTACTACAGTCACATTGTAACCTTTTTTGCTTAAAATGTCGTAAACTCCTCGGTAGCCTGATCCGTCTACAAAAGCACCATGTACTAGAACTACATTTTTAATCATTTTTGTGCTTTGAGCAGAGAATTTTGAAAATCCGCTTAATAACATGAATGAAATTGCAAAAAGGAAAAGTGATCCTAACGATTTGAAAGTTGATGTTTTTTTCATTGTTTTAATAATTTAAGATGAATAATAATTTTAAGATTGGTAAACTTTTTTTTTGCTCATATCAGAATTGGGAATTGTTTCATATTGCCGTTCTTCTGTGATGTTTGCAATTTTTAGAATTATTTACATGACAAAGGTATAGGAGTTGACGGGCTGAAAAAATAGTTAAAAGTAGATATTTGTTGTACTTTTTTCTTTTTATAATCTTTTTATCAAATGTCGTTTTACTATTTTTATCTTTTTGTGTTGACTAAATAAGATTTTTTAAAAACATATAAAAAAAAATAATATCACTAAAATAATAATTATGTAATTTTGTATCAGAATATTGATATTTGAATATGGTTAATTTAGAATGGTATCGGACGTTTAAAGCTATTTATAAAACGGGGACATTAACCGGTGCTGCAGATTCTCTATTTATTTCGCAACCCGGAGTGAGCCTTCATTTAGGTTCATTGGAAGCGTACGTCGGGTATAAATTATTTGACAGGACAGGACGTAAAATGATCCCTACTGAGAGAGGGAAAGTTTTGTTCAATGCGGTTTCCGAGGCTTTATCTAAATTGGAAGATGTAGAAAAGAATTTCCAAAAATCCACGGAGAAAACCACCCCGACCATCAGTGTGGGAATGTGCTTTGAAACTTTTCAAACAACTCTGGAACAATATGTTTCAACGTTAGATTTTAATTTAATTATCAGTTTTGGCGAATATCCTGAAATGCTTGATCAGCTCGATAAAGGAATTTTAGATTTAATCATTACTCCGAAAAAAGGAACATCTCCCAACATTCTGCACGAAGCTTTCTCTTCTGAACAAATTATTTTAGTGGGCGGAAAAAATGTTGATACAGATAGTTTTAAAGAAGTTTTAAAAACCAAAGATTTTAAGGAAATCGAAGATTGGCTGAAACAGGAAAAATGGTACGGAACAACCGGAGATATGGAGCATCTTTTTCAGTTTTGGCTGCTGAATTTTGGGCATAAGCCGAATTTCAGACCCAATTATATTGTCCCAAACCTGAATTCTATCATCCGTTGTCTGAAAGGAGGGATTGGATTGGCTGTGGTTCCTGATTTCTTATGTAAAAATGAAATAGAAAATGGTGATGTGAAACTGATTTGGGAAAGCGAAAAAAAATTAGAAAATACCTTGTACTTTGGCTGTAGAAAACAAACGATGTATCAGAATGAAATTGATCATATCAAAGGTTTGTTCAGACAGATTATGGGGAAAATTAATTAGAACTTACAATAAATCTATTTTAAATTAAAAAAAGTAATTATGCAACAAAAAACATACACAGGACAGCCTGTAATTACATTGAATAACGGAATTGATATTCCCGCTTTAGGCTTCGGAGTTTGGCAAATGGAAGATATGCAGGAATGCGAAAACGCTGTTGTAAAAGCCATTGAAACAGGTTACAGAATGATTGATACGGCTGCTATTTACCAAAATGAAACTGCAGTTGGAAATGCTATAAAAAACAGTGGAATAGACAGAGAAGATTTGTTCGTTACTTCAAAATTATGGGTTCAGGATACGACCTATGACAAAGCGAAAGCTGCTTTTCAGAGAACTCTCGACAGATTGCAATTGGATTATCTAGATATGTATCTTATCCATTGGCCGTATTCGAATTTTATCGGAGCCTGGAAAGCGATGGAAGAGTTATATCATGAAGGGAAAATCAAAGCAATTGGCGTTTGTAATTTTACGGTGGAGAAATTGGAAGAGCTAAAAGCAAACTCGACTGTTCTTCCGGTGATTAATCAAATTGAATTGCACCCGATTTTCCAGCAAAAAGAACTTCAGGTTTATAACAGAGAAAATAATATCGTAACACAACCCTGGAGTCCACTAGGGAACGGAAATGCCGATCTTTTAGATAATCAGGATTTAAAAAATATTGCCGAAAAATACAATAAAACTGTTGCTCAGGTTATTCTGAGATGGCATTTGCAGGAAGGGTTCTGTGTGATTCCCAAGTCTGTGACACCTTCAAGAATTGAAGAGAATTTCAATGTTTTTGATTTTGAATTATCAGAAGAAGAAATGGATGTTGTCCGTTCTTTAGACACCGGAAAAAGGTTGTTTTTTGACCCGAAAGATCCGTCTTGGGAAGAAAAAATGTTGAATGCTGTGGCGGATATTTAGTCAATTTAATTTTAAATATAAAAACAATAACAGAATTAAAATTAGGTATATAATCCTAAGATTAATTTTTTTTAAATAATTATTGTGAATTTAAATATTATGTTAAATGATTTATAATTAGCTATTTAACATAATGTATTTTTCATGAAAAAGTGATATTTTTTTGTGTATATAGTTTTTTTTCTCTTTCTTTGGAAAAGTTAAAACCAAATGCGCATTAAGTTTCAACGAATTATTAATATTTAAAAATTAACTTAAAACGAAAAAAAACATTTTTGACTTTATCACTTATGATTAGTGCACTTTCTTTTGCTAACGAAGTAAATTCTAACGTAAACAGTATTGATACTTCTACATCAATTCAAAATACAATTGCTGTTAGTGATGTGAAAATAGATAAAGCGACAGACGATGTGTTATCGATTTGTACCATTACTATTACAGAAACAAATCATTTTGGTATGGTTATTAATCAATGGCAGAAATCTTATTATGTAGCCGATTGGGATTTTGCGGGTTGTAAAGCTATCGGAGATTTAAGAGTTGCACAACTAAATTCTCAATTGTAACACAATTAAATAAAGGAGTAGTGGTGTAAACCATTACTCCGTTTTTAAATATGAAAATAAAAACTGTTTTAATTTTACTTATATTGATGGTCAATTATTTAAAATCACAAGACTATCATGTTAAATATGTCAACAATGTTTCAAGTATTGCAACTGTTGATGAAGATTTATATATTTCTAAAAACAAAATTATTAGTGTCAGAGATTCTGTCATAAATTTCAATACTGTAAATAACAGCAATGCTGCTTATAACCAAAATAATAATTCGATTCAAATATCTTCAAGAAGTGTACCTTACAAAGTTATTTATTTAAAAAATATAGATAATAAAAAAATTGAGTATAGTGAATATTTAGGTGGTAAAAAGTATCTTATTGAAGATAATTTACCATTATTTGATTGGAAAATTAACTTTAAATCAATAAAGCAAATTGCTAATTATACTTGCTATGAAGCAAAAATGAATTATAGAGGTAGTAAAATTATTGCTTTTTTTACAAAAGAAATACCTATTTCAACCGGACCTTTCAAATTTGGTGGTTTACCAGGATTAATTTTGGAAATTTCTGAAGAGGGTAAAAATTATAACTCATGGAAAGCTAATGTTGTTGAGAAACTTAAAGGAAATATTGATATTAAAAATGATAATTCTAATCACGTAAATATGAGAGAATTTTTAATTCTTGAAGAGAAAGAAAATGAAAAATCATTTTTGAAAAAGACTTCAAGTTTGGCTAAAGATGTTGTTATAAAAAGAATGAAAGTTCCTAGGCAGGGAATAGAAAAGAAATATGAATGGGAAAATGAATAACATATGAAATTATTTAGCGTGTTTTTTTTCTTATGTTTTAATGTTTTGTTCTCACAAAATATTCGAGTGACATACGATTATAAGTTTAAAATTGATTCATTGAACACTGAAAATATTGATTCTGAGATTATGATTTTAGATATTTTCAAAAATCAATCAATATTTATAAGCCAGACAAAATATGTACATGATTCATTAGCTAGTGAAAGATATGATAACCAAAGAATAAATAACTCAATACCTTTTGATATGGATAAATCAAAGGTTAAAGAATATATAACTAAAGACTATTTATCCCATCAAAATTTATTACATACGCAGATTGGATCACAATCATATATCATACCTGAGAAAAATCTTTTAAAATGGAAAATTTTGAAAGATATAAAAACCATCAAAGGAATCAATGTACAAAAAGCATCAACAAATTTTTTAGGTAGAAACTGGATTGCTTGGTTTAGCAATGAATATACTGTTCAGGATGGTCCTTATAAATTTAATGGATTACCAGGGTTAATCTTGGAATTATATGATGATAGTTTCAGTCATCATTTTACTATGTTAGGTATTTTAAAATATAAAGATAAAAATTATCACTATAAAAGCCAAGTTATAAAGGAATTAGAAATCACGAGTCAAGATTTTACAAAATTATGGCATGACTTTCTTAAAAATCCTTCTAAAAATTATGTTTCTCAAACATCAAACTCTAATATAGGAATGACTATAACCTTTGATGGTAAGTCATATTCTGAAAGCGAAATTTTACGAGAAATAGAGAAGAGAGAAAAAGAAAAATACAAAAAAATTAATAATTTTTTAGATTTAGAATTATACCAATGAATTTAAAATAAAGACTTAAAATTTTCAGAAGGTAATTTTTAAAGTTTTAAGTCTTTATTTTTACTTCGTTAAATCTAATCCTCCAAAATTACCAGAACTCATCATCATATAAACGCCCTGAGTTTTATCTAATAAATCCCAATAGGCATGGAGTTCTTCAGCGTTGGTAAAGACTTTCAGATTTTCGTTTTTAAATTTTTCTTTGATTAAATCAGGAGAAATAGGATCCATTCTTTTGATCTTTAAAGCATCTTCAGAATAGAAAGCGATAGCTTCATCCAAACCATCCATTGCGTGGTCATATTGTTCTAAAAATACAGGATTCAAACTAGAGTAGGTGTGCAACTCAAGAAAACCGTACTTTTTTTCATTTTTAAATTGTTCACAAAATGCTTTCACCACAGCTTTTACCTTGCTTGGTGCATGTGCGAAGTCTTTATAAAGAATTCCCTTGTCTTCTCTTTCCACTTTTTCAAGACGTTTTGAAGCACCTTTGAAACTCATGATGGCATCATAGAAATCTTCATCCATAATCCCTAAAGTATGACAGATATGCCTTGCTCCTTCAAGATTTAATAAATTGTGCGCTCCAAAAACAGAAAGCGGAATATCTCCCATTTCGGTTTTTAAATGAACTTTTCCACTTACGATTTCGTATTCAGGCGTTTTGTAAGGTATTTTTCTGAAATAATTTTCGGCATTTTCAACCACTCTTACTACTTCCTGATCTTCTTCATTATACACCAAAACTCCTCCAGGAGTGATGCTTGCCACAAACCTTCTGAATTGCTCAATGTAATCATCAAATGTTTTGAAAACATTGATATGATCCCACGCAATTCCGCTCAATAAAGCGATATTGGGTTGATATAGTAAGAATTTTGAACGAAGATCGATAGGTGAGGAAAGATATTCGTCCCCTTCCAAAACCATGAAATCATTATCTTTCGTCAGTTTTACCATACAGTCGAAACCTTCAAGCTGTGCTCCTACCATGTAATCGACATCTTTCTGATGGAAATTCAGAACATGAAGAATCATCGATGTGATCGTCGTTTTCCCGTGAGAACCAGCGATGACAACTCTTGTTTTGGTTTTTGACTGTTCGTATAAAAATTCAGGATAAGAATATATTTTTAACCCTAATTCTTTTGCTTTTGCCAGTTCAGGATTGTCCTGATGAGCGTGCATTCCAAGAATTACGGCATCAATATCTGATGTTATTTTCTCAGGAAACCAACCCAATTCTTCGGGAAGAATTTCTTTTTTCTCAAGTCTTGATTTTGAAGGTTCAAAAATGGCATCATCTGAGCCGGAAACTTCATATCCTTTATCTTTTAACGCAATCGCAAGGTTGTGCATGGCGCTTCCGCCGATGGCGATGAAATGGGTTTTCAAATTTATGGAGTGTTTTTTACGTTTTTACTGATGATGTTTTGGAAAGTATTCACGATCTGATCCCAGTTTTTCTGAAACTGAGGCATAATCATGCTTGCATCGGTTTTATTGGCACTGTTTTCACCATTTTTTACATTGATGGAAACGGCAACACGGTCGTATATTTTTTTGTGATCTTCGGCAATATGTCTGAAGTTATTCTGAGTCAAAACCTGATTAAGATTTTGAATTTCTTCACTGGTAAGTTTGAAAGTTGTTTTGGATTTCTTTCCCTGACCTTCGAAAGAATAATGTGCTTCATTCCCTTTGATCAAAAGGTTTTCATAGATCGGTGCATAACCGCCGCTTTTTGAATAACTGATATCAAAATCTGAATAAACTTTCTGGCTGTTACAAGAAACCGTGATCATGATTAAGAATAATATCGCTATTAATTTTTTCATAATGACTTTAAATTTTTTATGGATTGGGTTGTTCAGACTTCTTAGCTTTAATTTCTTCATCATAGGTATGAAGTACGTTGAAATCCTCAGTCTGCTCAATAGCGGTCATGATTTTCAGAAGAATTTGTTGTGCATTTTCTTCGTCATAGTTGATGTCCAATGGTTTTTTAAATTCCATTGTTGGTTTTACTCCGGTTACTTTTACACGAAGTCCTTTTTTATCAAACGCTCTTCTGAATCCATTTATTTTAATTGGAATAACGATTGGTCTTTGATTTTTAATCAGTTTTGCCGTTCCTTTTCTTCCCTGCGCAAATGCTGCGGTCGTTCCTTGCGGGAAAGTGGCCACCCAACCGTTGTCTAAGGCTTTCATGATGTTATCAATTTCGCCTAAATCAACCATTCTGTTGACATTTTTACCTTCAGCTCTCCATGTTCTTTTAACAGTTACTGCGCCTGCGATTTTAAAAATTTTCGGAAGGATTCCTTTATTCATGGTTTCTTCTGCGGCAACATAATAAAAATCGACTCTTGGGTTAAGAAGATAAATCGGGTTTTTAATTGTATTTAAATAGCCATTGTTTACTGCACAAAA contains:
- a CDS encoding aldo/keto reductase, which translates into the protein MQQKTYTGQPVITLNNGIDIPALGFGVWQMEDMQECENAVVKAIETGYRMIDTAAIYQNETAVGNAIKNSGIDREDLFVTSKLWVQDTTYDKAKAAFQRTLDRLQLDYLDMYLIHWPYSNFIGAWKAMEELYHEGKIKAIGVCNFTVEKLEELKANSTVLPVINQIELHPIFQQKELQVYNRENNIVTQPWSPLGNGNADLLDNQDLKNIAEKYNKTVAQVILRWHLQEGFCVIPKSVTPSRIEENFNVFDFELSEEEMDVVRSLDTGKRLFFDPKDPSWEEKMLNAVADI
- a CDS encoding alpha/beta hydrolase; protein product: MKKTSTFKSLGSLFLFAISFMLLSGFSKFSAQSTKMIKNVVLVHGAFVDGSGYRGVYDILSKKGYNVTVVQNPLSSLQDDVDATKAALDRQDGPAILVGHSYGGSVITEAGDHPKVAALVYLAAFQLDAGESALDWAMTEPGSPKNGILPADDKGILYYDKKKFHEGFAADIPKAQADFMYASQGRFAAAALAAKVTKAPWKTKPSYGIVATQDEAILPSIQRKMYKKGGSKITEIKGSHAVFISHPQEVADVIIRASKEVK
- a CDS encoding putative quinol monooxygenase encodes the protein MKIYLTAIIKAKEEHRSEVLKVLQKMVTETLKEEANELYALHQGIEDKNHFIFYEIWKSEEGLKQHNNQPYIKAFGDLVDEKLQEKPQIYLSDLI
- a CDS encoding carboxymuconolactone decarboxylase family protein, giving the protein MSARFNMATTHAAAYKAGIGMEAALQNSFLTPIQKELIKIRASQINACAFCLDMHTKDALKYGETPQRIFLLNAWRDAKELFTEEEQVILMVAEEITLISQKGLSEETYEKAKALFNETQIADIIMAAVSINMWNRIAISTHLPIAK
- a CDS encoding GLPGLI family protein, yielding MKLFSVFFFLCFNVLFSQNIRVTYDYKFKIDSLNTENIDSEIMILDIFKNQSIFISQTKYVHDSLASERYDNQRINNSIPFDMDKSKVKEYITKDYLSHQNLLHTQIGSQSYIIPEKNLLKWKILKDIKTIKGINVQKASTNFLGRNWIAWFSNEYTVQDGPYKFNGLPGLILELYDDSFSHHFTMLGILKYKDKNYHYKSQVIKELEITSQDFTKLWHDFLKNPSKNYVSQTSNSNIGMTITFDGKSYSESEILREIEKREKEKYKKINNFLDLELYQ
- a CDS encoding GLPGLI family protein, producing MKIKTVLILLILMVNYLKSQDYHVKYVNNVSSIATVDEDLYISKNKIISVRDSVINFNTVNNSNAAYNQNNNSIQISSRSVPYKVIYLKNIDNKKIEYSEYLGGKKYLIEDNLPLFDWKINFKSIKQIANYTCYEAKMNYRGSKIIAFFTKEIPISTGPFKFGGLPGLILEISEEGKNYNSWKANVVEKLKGNIDIKNDNSNHVNMREFLILEEKENEKSFLKKTSSLAKDVVIKRMKVPRQGIEKKYEWENE
- a CDS encoding NAD(P)H-dependent oxidoreductase; this encodes MKKVLVINGGQNFGHSGGKYNQTIADNTLEALKEFENVEIKISNINEGYDENEEVEKFVWADFIIYHTPIWWFQLPNGFKKYIDEVFTAGHAKGIYMSDGRSSDNPKINYGTGGMLGGRKYMLTTSWNAPETAFTLPGEFFSETSVDNGPLFGFHRMNAFVSLEKMDSFHFHDVEKNANIDRDMKLYREHVKTVFEKELKPQLV
- a CDS encoding LysR family transcriptional regulator, yielding MVNLEWYRTFKAIYKTGTLTGAADSLFISQPGVSLHLGSLEAYVGYKLFDRTGRKMIPTERGKVLFNAVSEALSKLEDVEKNFQKSTEKTTPTISVGMCFETFQTTLEQYVSTLDFNLIISFGEYPEMLDQLDKGILDLIITPKKGTSPNILHEAFSSEQIILVGGKNVDTDSFKEVLKTKDFKEIEDWLKQEKWYGTTGDMEHLFQFWLLNFGHKPNFRPNYIVPNLNSIIRCLKGGIGLAVVPDFLCKNEIENGDVKLIWESEKKLENTLYFGCRKQTMYQNEIDHIKGLFRQIMGKIN
- the murC gene encoding UDP-N-acetylmuramate--L-alanine ligase, which codes for MKTHFIAIGGSAMHNLAIALKDKGYEVSGSDDAIFEPSKSRLEKKEILPEELGWFPEKITSDIDAVILGMHAHQDNPELAKAKELGLKIYSYPEFLYEQSKTKTRVVIAGSHGKTTITSMILHVLNFHQKDVDYMVGAQLEGFDCMVKLTKDNDFMVLEGDEYLSSPIDLRSKFLLYQPNIALLSGIAWDHINVFKTFDDYIEQFRRFVASITPGGVLVYNEEDQEVVRVVENAENYFRKIPYKTPEYEIVSGKVHLKTEMGDIPLSVFGAHNLLNLEGARHICHTLGIMDEDFYDAIMSFKGASKRLEKVEREDKGILYKDFAHAPSKVKAVVKAFCEQFKNEKKYGFLELHTYSSLNPVFLEQYDHAMDGLDEAIAFYSEDALKIKRMDPISPDLIKEKFKNENLKVFTNAEELHAYWDLLDKTQGVYMMMSSGNFGGLDLTK
- a CDS encoding 1-acyl-sn-glycerol-3-phosphate acyltransferase — its product is MAKKNIFTDSFGTPYFLKRFIIFILGIVSYRRFNGFNKLKITGTEHLVDLPDSNVLFVSNHQTYFADVAAMYHAFCAVNNGYLNTIKNPIYLLNPRVDFYYVAAEETMNKGILPKIFKIAGAVTVKRTWRAEGKNVNRMVDLGEIDNIMKALDNGWVATFPQGTTAAFAQGRKGTAKLIKNQRPIVIPIKINGFRRAFDKKGLRVKVTGVKPTMEFKKPLDINYDEENAQQILLKIMTAIEQTEDFNVLHTYDEEIKAKKSEQPNP
- a CDS encoding PPC domain-containing DNA-binding protein; the encoded protein is MKLLTTLLFTLFLMCNFSAQEKEICRYTKTPTGFLMVLRENDDVLAQIENLAKTENIPSASFTGIGFAREVTFGFYDFQAKKFNPKTFKKVEMGSLTGSIAWNEKGPSIHVHGIATDEKFNAYDGHLLSLHVGTGSMEIYVTINDKKLERKIEQPLNANVLQLNCQQ